One window of Gavia stellata isolate bGavSte3 chromosome Z, bGavSte3.hap2, whole genome shotgun sequence genomic DNA carries:
- the KCMF1 gene encoding E3 ubiquitin-protein ligase KCMF1: MLDFFMIKDAVSNNGVSCDACLKGNFRGRRYKCLICYDYDLCATCYESGATTTRHTTDHPMQCILTRVDFDLYYGGEAFSVEQPQSFTCPYCGKMGYTETSLQEHVTSEHAETSTEVICPICAALPGGDPNHVTDDFAAHLTLEHRAPRDLDESSGVRHVRRMFHPGRGLGGPRARRSNMHFTTSSPGGLSSSQSSYSPSNREAMDPIAELLSQLSGVRRSAGGQLSSSGPSASQLQQLQMQLQLERQHAQAARQQLETARNATRRTNTISVNTTMTQSTTTNTSNTENSQQTIQNSQFLLTRLNDPKMSEAERQSMESERADCSLFVQELLLSTLMREESSSSDEDERGEIADFGAMGCVDIMPLDVALENLNLKESNKGNEPPPPPL; encoded by the exons GTGTCAGCTGTGATGcatgtttaaaaggaaattttcgAGGTCGCCGATACAAGTGTTTAATTTGCTACGATTACGATCTGTGTGCAACTTGTTATGAAAGTGGTGCAACGACGACAAGGCATACAACTGACCATCCAATGCAGTGCATACTAACAAGAGTAGATTTTG ATTTGTACTATGGTGGAGAAGCTTTCTCTGTAGAGCAGCCACAGTCTTTTACTTGTCCTTATTGTGGGAAAATGGGTTATACGGAAACATCTCTTCAAGAACATGTTACTTCTGAGCATGCAGAAACATCAACAGAAGTG ATTTGTCCAATATGTGCAGCATTACCTGGAGGGGATCCAAATCATGTCACAGATGACTTTGCAGCTCATCTTACACTGGAACACAGAGCTCCTAGAGATTTA GATGAATCCAGTGGTGTTCGGCATGTACGTAGAATGTTCCACCCAGGCCGGGGTTTGGGAGGCCCCCGTGCACGTAGATCAAACATGCACTTTACTACCAGTTCCCCTGGTGGGCTTTCATCTTCTCAGAGTTCATATTCTCCAAGCAATAGAGAAGCCATGGATCCTATAGCTG AGCTTTTATCTCAGCTATCAGGCGTGAGGCGTTCTGCAGGAGGACAGCTCAGCTCCTCTGGCCCTTCTGCTTCTCAGttacagcagctgcagatgCAACTGCAGTTGGAACGACAACATGCACAGGCAGCAAGACAACAACTGGAGACTGCTCGCAATGCAACTAGACGCACCAACACGATCAGTGTCAACACCACTATGACACAATCTACAACAACTAACACATCtaacacagaaaacagtcagCAGACTATCCAGAATTCCCAGTTTCTTCTTACAAG GTTGAATGATCCGAAGATGTCGGAAGCAGAGCGTCAGTCAATGGAAAGCGAACGGGCAGACTGCAGCCTGTTTGTTCAGGAGCTTCTACTGTCCACTTTGATGCGGGAAGAAAGTTCTTCCTCAGATGAGGATGAGCGGGGGGAGATTGCAGATTTTGGTGCTATGGGCTGTGTAGATATTATGCCTCTAGATGTTGCTTTAGAAAACCTAAATTTAAAAGAGAGTAATAAAGGAAACGagcctcctccacctcctctttGA